In Gadus morhua chromosome 5, gadMor3.0, whole genome shotgun sequence, the genomic stretch taccctaaccctaaccctaacttgtCACCCCCTTATCTTTTCCTCACTGCTTCATATGACTTCTTTCTGTGGATAGGTATTTGAGAGGAATGACTAATACAGAAATAATAACGCTGCATTCACTAAGGCAAAAGGGAATTTTGACAATCATGTATTGTGCTCCTCCTAAAGTTTGACTATTTTAGGAAGTGAAATTGGGTtaggggagggaggcaggatgTTAAAGCAAATATGTCAAATTAGCAAATTTGAATGAGGAAAGGGATTTGACTCTTACTTTGATGTAGGCTGTGAGGTCTGTGCAGAGGGGGTCCACCGGTCCCGGCAGCTGACCTGAAAAGCGGATCCCACCTTCCATGGTGACCTCCCTGGACTTTGGGAACTTTTGGCCTATGTCACAGGGGACAGTGAGGTTATGGTCAGTGAGGGTTGGTTTTCAAGCGAAACAGCTTCTTCAAGCCTTAATCCTGCTGCATAAGGTAACGACGTACCCAGTACCCAAACCAGAAGGTTCTTCTCTTTGTTGACATCCAGGTGGCCCGAGCTCACCTTCACATCCACAATGCTCATCTGAACCCTGCACATCCCAAACAAAAGTCATGTTTAGTTAATTCAAGACATGCTTTGGTCAAACTGAATTCAGATCCACGTCAATGATCATccacatatctatctatccatctatcttaaCGAGCAGGTAGTGGTTAGGCATCTTGGCAGGGATGCATACTACAGGTGGACCCTGGATACTTCATCtgagagtcaaacaccctaaggAACCTCCATCATGTCCACTATGCAGTTCAATTAAGGAGATTTAGAACGGTCAACATAGAGCAAAACATAAGCGGAGGGTAAAACCTGTTCATATGTATTCATACAACTTGCTTACCGGTTGAAGAAGGGCAGGCGTGCTTCACAGTATTCAAAAGTGTTCTTGACGCTCTCGTGCAGCTTGAGgttcacactcacacgcagatggttcacctcctgctgctgcttcagCTGGTAGGAGCCCAGGATAGGAGGCACCGGCACCTGTAGAAACACAAAGAAGAAAAATCGAAATGTCCCCTTAATCATcaataatattacattttgaCAGGCGTGTTTTCCGATCTCTGTACCTGAGATGTGTAGCTGCATAGTTTGAAGGGCTCCAGCGGGGGGCAGAAGGGGAACTTATAGGGCCCGGAGAAGGCCGAGCCGTCCCCGTCGTCCACACTGCTGGCGTTCAGGATGCTGGAGTCCAGCGACGTGACGCACGGATGGGCCAGGATGTCCTGCAGGGGGGAGCCGTTGGGGGGCAGCGTGAGGGTCACGGTCACGTTGGGGAGCACCCCTTCCACGTCACACTGAGGAAGAGAGCGGTTGAGGATGCATtgtgggagaagggggagaaatcAGTTCCATGAGAGGCAACCCCGATTTTTTTGTAGGAACTCAAACTCATTTAAAAAGGGAGGCAAGAACAAAGGCTTCCCATCGTGTGACGTCTACGTACTTTGCATGTCACGGTGCCGTAGACGTCCCAGAGGTCTTGTTTGCTGGGGTCGCCATACTGCATGCAGCGCACCGTCTCCGTCAGTGCCACGTTGACCGCGGGCCGTCCGCGGTGCTGCCCCGTCCTCCAGGCAGGCTGCCTTGGGCTCCCGGCGGCGGCTGGCACCCCCGCCGTGGAAGGTGCCCTGGCCTGGGGCACGTCCAGGGGCGTGCCCAGTGGACACACCTGCTGAAGGACCGAGGGCATCAGCGCCAAGCGAGGCGCCAACCCATCGCCGTCCGTCTTGATTTCAGACCCGCCGAGGAAGCTTTGCAGTCCTTCCAACAGAGTGAGGCcctgagacacagacagaaggcTGGATAACGGTGGTCGTGGTTCACCCGCTTCAACCAGTGGCAGGCAAGCCAAGATCAGCGGCCCACGAGAGATGACCAACACCGGCCACAGAATTCCCTTTGCTGAACTGTCCACATGTAGCTCCAGCGCTGGCGTCCTCTGTTGATTCAGACAGTCGTCTCTTTGAGCAACGTATGGTTTGCCAGGGTCGGCCAGCCCTAGTTCAGTGAGGAGCAGTTGAAGCACCGCACTGTCCTCTGGGACTGCTTGATATGAAGAACCCGCCAGAGACTTTGCCCGATATTCAA encodes the following:
- the ap5m1 gene encoding AP-5 complex subunit mu-1; the protein is MSIRALWIITHEKGEHVSVRFSRRFPTVEYRAKSLAGSSYQAVPEDSAVLQLLLTELGLADPGKPYVAQRDDCLNQQRTPALELHVDSSAKGILWPVLVISRGPLILACLPLVEAGEPRPPLSSLLSVSQGLTLLEGLQSFLGGSEIKTDGDGLAPRLALMPSVLQQVCPLGTPLDVPQARAPSTAGVPAAAGSPRQPAWRTGQHRGRPAVNVALTETVRCMQYGDPSKQDLWDVYGTVTCKCDVEGVLPNVTVTLTLPPNGSPLQDILAHPCVTSLDSSILNASSVDDGDGSAFSGPYKFPFCPPLEPFKLCSYTSQVPVPPILGSYQLKQQQEVNHLRVSVNLKLHESVKNTFEYCEARLPFFNRVQMSIVDVKVSSGHLDVNKEKNLLVWVLGQKFPKSREVTMEGGIRFSGQLPGPVDPLCTDLTAYIKLYFKVPDLTLSGCSVDQHSVQVYSCAKPKIVTCRELQSKEYFIWNSTGPAPVSSGQMIL